One region of Lysobacter silvisoli genomic DNA includes:
- a CDS encoding ketosynthase, with translation MTAAVLRLLLAVAYPLLAHWASHDGGGWPAVLALVDLALIVQVDGLLALRAGPWALFAAIVAGLAALADTVYPQLLLLTPPVLFTAALAWWFGRSLRAPREGLITRIVAALDGCAPAQLPADVYRYSRRLTAAWAWLLGGLALANAALATIAVPGGVLARLGQAPPVAITQDQWSWFANLLNYGIVGGFFIGEYLWRQRRFRDRPYTGFFDFLRKMAKLGPAFWRGLFD, from the coding sequence ATGACCGCCGCCGTGCTGCGGTTGCTGCTGGCCGTCGCCTACCCGCTGCTGGCGCACTGGGCCAGCCACGACGGCGGCGGCTGGCCGGCGGTGCTGGCGCTGGTGGACCTGGCCCTGATCGTGCAGGTCGACGGCCTGCTGGCGCTGCGCGCGGGCCCCTGGGCGCTGTTCGCGGCGATCGTCGCCGGCCTGGCCGCGCTGGCCGACACCGTGTACCCGCAACTGCTGCTGCTGACCCCGCCGGTGCTGTTCACCGCGGCGCTGGCGTGGTGGTTCGGGCGCAGCCTGCGCGCGCCGCGCGAGGGCCTGATCACCCGCATCGTCGCCGCTCTGGACGGCTGCGCGCCGGCGCAGCTGCCGGCCGACGTGTACCGCTATTCGCGCCGCCTGACCGCGGCCTGGGCCTGGTTGCTGGGCGGCCTGGCGCTGGCCAACGCGGCGCTGGCGACGATCGCCGTGCCCGGCGGCGTGCTCGCGCGGCTGGGGCAGGCGCCGCCGGTGGCGATCACCCAGGACCAGTGGTCGTGGTTCGCCAACCTGCTCAACTACGGCATCGTCGGCGGCTTCTTCATCGGCGAATACCTGTGGCGGCAGCGCCGGTTCCGCGACCGCCCCTACACCGGCTTCTTCGATTTCCTGCGCAAGATGGCCAAGCTGGGCCCGGCGTTCTGGCGCGGTCTGTTCGACTGA
- a CDS encoding phosphopantetheine-binding protein, whose protein sequence is MSQLSPAEHELAQLLVESLNLEDVDPAQIDPEAALFGEGLGLDSIDALELALAVSKRYGFQLRSDNEENRRIFGSLRALSAHVERSRAA, encoded by the coding sequence ATGTCGCAACTGAGCCCCGCCGAACACGAACTCGCCCAGCTCCTGGTCGAATCCCTGAACCTGGAAGACGTGGACCCGGCGCAGATCGACCCCGAGGCGGCGCTGTTCGGCGAAGGCCTGGGCCTGGACTCGATCGACGCGCTGGAGCTGGCGCTGGCGGTGTCCAAGCGCTACGGCTTCCAGCTGCGCTCGGACAACGAGGAAAACCGCCGCATCTTCGGCTCGCTGCGCGCGCTGTCGGCGCACGTCGAGCGCAGCCGCGCGGCCTGA
- a CDS encoding NAD(P)/FAD-dependent oxidoreductase: MSSTTPAPGPAGAPDAKLNETASAPLTPDVLVIGGGPAGTTAATLLARKGWQVLLLEKDAHPRFHIGESLLPMNLPILERLGVLEQVKAIGTHKPGAEFPIDDRNYNTFRFERALNPKFGYAYQVKREEFDQLLFRNAQANGVDARERVKVEKVEFGADGRPATVHARAADGSALTVRPRYVVDGSGRDAFFGSQLKLKRKNPLHQSAAIFSHFTGVQRREGEDAGNITVQRFAHGWMWLIPLQKDVMSVGAVCFPEYLKQRRGETEAFLMKTLESEPQVWARMRGAQRVGAVHVTGNYSYTCTQMTGPGWVMVGDAYAFVDPVFSSGVYLGMNSGEQAAEVVDGALREPAREAQLQRAMVKRLKRGLKHFQWFIYRFTTPVMQRLFSDPRNHWQVEQAVISMLAGDVFDNPAVLRRLRLFRLVYALTALRMAPTALRGWLRRRRQVGVDFRGDTLQQGNP, translated from the coding sequence ATGAGCTCAACCACCCCCGCGCCCGGCCCTGCCGGCGCCCCGGACGCCAAGCTGAACGAAACCGCGTCCGCGCCCCTGACCCCCGACGTGCTGGTCATCGGCGGCGGCCCCGCCGGCACCACCGCCGCCACCCTGCTGGCGCGCAAGGGCTGGCAGGTGCTGCTGCTGGAGAAGGACGCGCATCCGCGTTTCCACATCGGCGAATCGCTGCTGCCGATGAACCTGCCGATCCTGGAGCGCCTGGGCGTGCTCGAACAGGTCAAAGCGATCGGCACGCACAAGCCCGGCGCCGAGTTCCCGATCGACGACCGCAACTACAACACCTTCCGCTTCGAGCGCGCGCTGAATCCCAAGTTCGGCTACGCCTACCAGGTCAAGCGCGAGGAGTTCGACCAACTGCTGTTCCGCAACGCCCAGGCCAACGGCGTGGACGCGCGCGAACGGGTCAAGGTCGAGAAGGTGGAGTTCGGCGCCGACGGCCGTCCGGCCACCGTGCATGCGCGCGCCGCCGACGGCAGCGCGCTGACCGTGCGCCCGCGCTACGTGGTCGACGGCAGCGGCCGCGACGCGTTCTTCGGCAGCCAGCTCAAGCTCAAGCGCAAGAACCCGCTGCACCAGTCCGCGGCGATCTTCAGCCACTTCACCGGCGTGCAGCGCCGCGAAGGCGAGGACGCCGGCAACATCACCGTGCAGCGCTTCGCCCACGGCTGGATGTGGCTGATCCCGCTGCAGAAGGACGTGATGAGCGTCGGCGCGGTGTGTTTCCCCGAATACCTCAAGCAGCGCCGCGGCGAGACCGAGGCGTTCCTGATGAAGACCCTGGAATCCGAACCGCAGGTGTGGGCGCGCATGCGGGGCGCGCAGCGGGTGGGCGCGGTGCACGTGACCGGCAACTATTCCTACACCTGCACGCAGATGACCGGCCCGGGCTGGGTCATGGTCGGCGACGCCTACGCCTTCGTCGATCCGGTGTTCTCCTCCGGCGTCTACCTGGGCATGAACAGCGGCGAACAGGCGGCCGAGGTGGTCGACGGCGCGCTGCGCGAGCCCGCGCGCGAGGCGCAGCTGCAGCGCGCGATGGTCAAGCGGCTCAAGCGCGGCCTCAAGCACTTCCAATGGTTCATCTACCGCTTCACCACACCGGTGATGCAGAGACTGTTCAGCGACCCGCGCAATCATTGGCAGGTGGAACAGGCGGTGATCTCGATGCTGGCCGGCGACGTGTTCGACAACCCGGCGGTGCTGCGCAGGCTCAGGCTGTTCCGTCTGGTCTATGCGCTGACCGCGCTGCGCATGGCGCCGACGGCGCTGCGCGGCTGGCTGCGCCGGCGCCGTCAGGTCGGCGTGGATTTCCGCGGCGACACGCTGCAGCAGGGCAACCCGTGA